The Burkholderia lata genome contains a region encoding:
- a CDS encoding LysR family transcriptional regulator, whose amino-acid sequence MQRVPSLKLLTGFEAAARLGNFSRAADELHLSQSAISHQIQQLEAQLGQPLFRRRGRGVELTIAGEVLQRSVQRAMDTLRGGLDRIATYLNPGLVVLVCPAPLLHGWLQPRLEQLQQVLPDLCPLLSTDETARYVDEIDVDMTIGTRPMLQPGLLDIPFMRDEWVTVCATPLAEQLERVPRDEHPQHAGVICLEASLTDERLATVFRERLSAFRMHAIYDDQRLVLDAVLRGRGIACLPRLVAQAGIDQRTLTVLAGYPRLPGTTWWLSRMEGPSRSPIVERMFEWLVEQGSLSSASGPAPDHAPPPPA is encoded by the coding sequence ATGCAACGCGTTCCGTCCCTGAAACTGCTGACCGGCTTCGAAGCCGCGGCCCGGCTGGGTAATTTCTCGCGCGCGGCCGACGAGCTGCACCTGTCGCAATCGGCGATCAGCCATCAGATCCAGCAGCTCGAAGCGCAGCTCGGGCAGCCGCTGTTCCGCCGGCGCGGCCGCGGTGTCGAACTGACCATCGCCGGCGAGGTCCTGCAGCGCAGCGTGCAGCGCGCGATGGACACGTTGCGCGGCGGCCTCGACCGCATCGCGACCTACCTGAACCCGGGGCTCGTCGTGCTGGTGTGTCCCGCGCCGTTGCTGCACGGTTGGCTGCAGCCGCGTCTCGAACAGTTGCAGCAGGTCCTGCCCGACCTGTGCCCGCTGCTGTCGACCGACGAAACCGCGCGCTACGTCGACGAGATCGACGTCGACATGACGATCGGCACGCGGCCGATGCTGCAGCCCGGCCTGCTGGATATCCCGTTCATGCGGGACGAATGGGTGACGGTGTGCGCGACGCCGCTGGCGGAACAACTCGAACGCGTGCCGCGCGACGAGCACCCGCAGCACGCGGGAGTCATCTGTCTCGAAGCCAGCCTGACCGACGAGCGCCTGGCGACGGTGTTCCGCGAGCGGCTGTCGGCATTCCGGATGCATGCGATCTACGACGACCAGCGGCTCGTGCTGGACGCCGTGCTGCGCGGCCGCGGCATCGCCTGCCTGCCGCGCCTCGTCGCGCAGGCGGGCATCGACCAGCGCACCCTGACCGTGCTCGCCGGCTACCCGCGCCTGCCCGGCACCACGTGGTGGTTGTCCCGCATGGAAGGCCCGTCGCGCTCGCCGATCGTCGAGCGGATGTTCGAATGGCTGGTCGAGCAAGGCAGCCTGTCGAGCGCATCCGGTCCGGCGCCCGACCACGCACCGCCGCCACCCGCGTAA
- a CDS encoding agmatine deiminase family protein, with protein MDATWLGWPVLHDREDLWGSHYAQVCREFALVARTIARYQRCVVAAHHSQADAARELVGASVDVVPVAAEDNWLRDCGPIFLVSEQHGLGAAVFRFNCWGEKYQPYDGCQQAGQDIARAAGAEIFNSHMVLEGGSFYVDGQGTLVTTESCLLHPNRNPHLSRAEIEAELRRMLGVEKIIWLPGNPDEVETNGHVDGIASFIAPGRMLCQTALPEQGDYFHVMRENRRALELATDAAGRRFELLDLPSPIVTERFGSERYCDCYANYILVNGAVIVSAFGVEQDQAAREAFSRAFPGRNVEMLPIPTLSIGGGSIHCSTQQQPSVAN; from the coding sequence ATGGATGCCACGTGGCTCGGATGGCCGGTTCTCCACGATCGCGAGGATCTGTGGGGGAGCCATTACGCGCAGGTGTGTCGCGAATTCGCGCTGGTCGCGCGGACGATCGCCCGCTACCAGCGCTGCGTGGTGGCCGCGCACCACAGCCAGGCCGACGCGGCGCGCGAACTGGTGGGCGCGAGCGTCGACGTGGTGCCGGTCGCGGCCGAAGACAACTGGCTGCGCGACTGCGGGCCGATCTTCCTCGTGAGCGAACAGCACGGGCTGGGCGCGGCCGTGTTCCGCTTCAACTGCTGGGGCGAGAAGTACCAGCCGTACGACGGCTGCCAGCAGGCCGGGCAGGACATCGCGCGCGCGGCCGGCGCGGAGATCTTCAATTCGCACATGGTGCTGGAGGGCGGCTCGTTTTACGTCGACGGGCAGGGCACACTGGTCACCACCGAGAGCTGCCTGCTGCATCCGAATCGCAATCCGCACCTGAGCCGCGCGGAAATCGAGGCGGAGCTGCGCCGCATGCTGGGCGTCGAGAAGATCATTTGGCTGCCGGGCAATCCCGACGAAGTGGAGACGAACGGGCACGTGGACGGCATCGCGTCGTTCATCGCACCCGGCCGGATGCTGTGCCAGACCGCGCTGCCGGAGCAGGGCGACTATTTCCACGTGATGCGGGAAAACCGTCGCGCGCTGGAGCTCGCGACCGATGCGGCGGGGCGCCGTTTCGAGCTGCTCGACCTGCCGTCGCCGATCGTCACCGAACGCTTCGGCTCCGAGCGCTACTGCGATTGCTATGCGAACTACATCCTGGTGAATGGCGCGGTGATCGTGTCCGCGTTCGGCGTCGAGCAGGATCAGGCCGCGCGCGAGGCGTTCAGTCGTGCGTTCCCGGGGCGTAACGTGGAGATGCTGCCGATTCCGACGCTGTCGATCGGCGGCGGCAGCATCCACTGTTCGACGCAGCAACAGCCGTCCGTCGCGAACTGA
- the aguB gene encoding N-carbamoylputrescine amidase: MPSKHITVAAVQMASGNWNLEDNMATAERLIRAAAAQGANLVLCPELFAMPYFCLDQNVRHLELAQPFEGNAQIARFAALAGELGIVLPIGFFERAGNAAYNSIAVADADGRVLGVYRKTHIPDGPGYTEKFYFTPGDTGFKVWDTRFGRIGIGICWDQWYPETARSLALMGAEILCFPTIIGSEPFSSAFDSSGHWQRTMQGHAAANMVPVVAANRIGREVGFGNGNPEQQGLTGVFYGSSFIADHTGEKRAEANRTDEAVLVHTFDLDAIRADRQSWGFFRDRRPEMYRTLLTSDGVSSCYR, from the coding sequence ATGCCGTCCAAACACATCACCGTCGCCGCCGTCCAGATGGCGTCGGGCAACTGGAATCTCGAAGACAACATGGCCACCGCGGAGCGCCTGATCCGCGCGGCCGCCGCACAGGGCGCGAATCTCGTGCTGTGCCCGGAGCTGTTCGCGATGCCGTACTTCTGCCTCGACCAGAACGTGCGCCATCTCGAACTTGCGCAGCCGTTCGAAGGCAATGCGCAGATCGCCCGTTTCGCGGCGCTGGCCGGCGAACTCGGCATCGTGCTGCCGATCGGCTTCTTCGAGCGCGCGGGCAATGCCGCGTACAACTCGATCGCCGTCGCGGACGCGGACGGGCGCGTGCTCGGCGTCTATCGCAAGACGCATATCCCGGATGGGCCGGGCTATACGGAGAAGTTCTATTTCACGCCGGGCGACACCGGCTTCAAGGTGTGGGATACGCGCTTCGGCCGAATCGGCATCGGCATCTGCTGGGACCAGTGGTATCCGGAAACCGCACGCAGCCTCGCGCTGATGGGCGCCGAGATCCTGTGCTTTCCGACCATCATCGGCTCGGAGCCGTTCAGCAGTGCGTTCGATTCGTCCGGCCACTGGCAGCGCACGATGCAGGGCCACGCGGCCGCCAACATGGTGCCGGTGGTGGCCGCGAACCGGATCGGCCGCGAAGTCGGCTTCGGCAACGGCAATCCGGAGCAGCAGGGGCTCACGGGCGTGTTCTACGGGTCGAGCTTCATCGCGGATCACACCGGCGAGAAGCGGGCCGAGGCGAACCGCACCGACGAAGCCGTGCTCGTGCACACGTTCGATCTCGACGCGATCCGCGCCGACCGGCAATCGTGGGGCTTTTTCCGCGATCGCCGCCCGGAGATGTATCGCACGTTGCTGACCAGCGACGGCGTATCGTCCTGTTATCGATGA
- a CDS encoding polyamine ABC transporter substrate-binding protein → MKRKGWLRFAVPGLALCMLAGMARADEEKVLNLYNWSNYFAPDTIAGFEKETGIKVRYDAYDSDETLQSKLLTGNSGYDLVWPTNDFMAKQIQAGVFRKLDKNRLPNLKYLDGSLLKQMAQSDPGNQYGVPYMWGTVGVGYDRAKVRAILGKDMPADSLDLLFKPDIAARVAAKCGLGLQDSASTVLPLALRYIGRDPMHPSAQDYAAAQAMLMKIRPFIREFVNSSDANELIDGELCVTIGFSGAINLAAQKAKARDPKRDVVYDIPRIGTLMWFDAMVIPASSKHPDNAHAFINYILRPDVIAKISNSTRYANANQGALKLMDPALVRDPGIYPDEATRRTLFTPIAESPAAMRIEGRTWLGFKTARP, encoded by the coding sequence ATGAAACGGAAAGGATGGTTGCGCTTCGCGGTGCCGGGCCTCGCGCTGTGCATGCTGGCCGGCATGGCCCGCGCCGATGAAGAGAAGGTGCTGAACCTGTACAACTGGAGCAATTACTTCGCGCCGGATACGATTGCCGGCTTCGAAAAGGAAACCGGCATCAAGGTGCGCTACGACGCGTACGACAGCGACGAGACGCTGCAGTCGAAGCTGCTGACCGGCAACAGCGGCTACGACCTCGTGTGGCCGACCAACGACTTCATGGCCAAGCAGATCCAGGCCGGCGTGTTTCGCAAGCTCGACAAGAACCGGCTGCCGAACCTGAAGTATCTCGATGGGTCGCTGCTGAAGCAGATGGCGCAATCCGATCCGGGCAACCAGTACGGCGTGCCGTACATGTGGGGCACGGTGGGCGTCGGCTACGACCGCGCGAAGGTGCGTGCGATCCTCGGCAAGGACATGCCGGCCGACAGCCTCGACCTGCTGTTCAAGCCGGACATCGCCGCGCGCGTCGCCGCGAAGTGCGGGCTGGGCCTGCAGGATTCCGCGAGCACCGTGCTGCCGCTGGCGTTGCGCTATATCGGCCGCGATCCGATGCATCCGTCCGCGCAGGACTATGCGGCCGCGCAGGCGATGCTGATGAAGATCCGGCCGTTCATCCGCGAGTTCGTCAATTCGTCCGATGCCAACGAGCTGATCGACGGCGAGCTGTGCGTGACGATCGGCTTCTCCGGCGCGATCAACCTGGCCGCGCAGAAGGCGAAGGCGCGCGATCCGAAACGCGACGTCGTGTACGACATTCCGCGGATCGGCACCCTGATGTGGTTCGACGCGATGGTCATTCCGGCCTCCTCGAAACATCCGGACAACGCGCATGCGTTCATCAACTACATCCTGCGTCCGGACGTGATCGCGAAGATCTCGAATTCGACGCGCTACGCGAATGCGAACCAGGGCGCGCTGAAGCTGATGGATCCGGCGCTGGTGCGCGATCCGGGCATCTATCCGGACGAGGCGACGCGGCGTACGCTGTTCACGCCGATCGCCGAATCGCCGGCCGCGATGCGTATTGAAGGCCGGACCTGGCTCGGCTTCAAGACGGCGCGACCTTGA
- a CDS encoding agmatine deiminase family protein, with amino-acid sequence MTTRRQLLKRGLSVSGAALAASALGGLLGRAAHAQQGATWHMPDEGAPHTATWMAFGPSEDIWGARLLPVARANLAAIAKAIAAHEPLKMLVREQDYAIASRLCGSSVELVQHPVDDLWMRDTGPVFVKNASGQLGGVSFNFNGWGNKQEHDQDAEVAPFVAERAGARLLDTRLVLEGGGIEVDGEGTAIITRSCVLNSNRNPGVGQAQCEAELSRLLGLKKIIWLPGIAGKDITDGHTDFYARFTSPGVVVAGLDTDPSSYDHAVTRQHLEILRKSTDAKGRPLKVVVLPGPKSVRHQYENEEFAAGYINFYVCNRAVIAPQFGDSRADRNTRDTLVDLFPGREVIQLNIDGIAAGGGGIHCTTQQQPA; translated from the coding sequence ATGACAACGAGACGTCAACTGTTGAAACGCGGCCTGTCCGTATCTGGGGCGGCGCTGGCCGCCAGCGCGCTGGGCGGGTTGCTCGGCCGCGCCGCGCACGCGCAGCAGGGCGCAACCTGGCACATGCCGGACGAGGGTGCGCCGCACACGGCGACGTGGATGGCGTTCGGCCCGAGCGAGGACATCTGGGGTGCGCGGCTGTTGCCCGTCGCGCGCGCGAACCTGGCCGCGATCGCGAAGGCGATCGCCGCGCACGAGCCGCTCAAGATGCTGGTGCGCGAGCAGGACTACGCAATCGCGTCGCGGCTGTGCGGTTCATCGGTCGAGCTCGTCCAGCATCCGGTCGACGATCTGTGGATGCGCGACACGGGGCCCGTGTTCGTGAAGAACGCGTCGGGCCAGCTCGGCGGCGTGAGCTTCAATTTCAACGGCTGGGGCAACAAGCAGGAGCACGACCAGGACGCGGAAGTCGCGCCGTTCGTGGCGGAGCGCGCCGGTGCACGGCTGCTCGACACACGGCTGGTGCTCGAAGGCGGCGGCATCGAGGTGGACGGCGAAGGCACGGCGATCATCACGCGCAGCTGCGTGCTCAATTCGAACCGCAATCCGGGCGTCGGCCAGGCACAGTGCGAGGCGGAGCTGAGCCGGCTGCTCGGGCTGAAGAAGATCATCTGGCTGCCGGGCATCGCGGGCAAGGACATCACCGACGGGCATACCGATTTCTATGCACGCTTCACGAGCCCGGGCGTCGTGGTGGCGGGGCTCGATACCGATCCGTCGTCGTACGATCACGCGGTGACGCGGCAGCATCTGGAGATCCTGCGGAAATCGACCGATGCGAAGGGCCGCCCGTTGAAAGTCGTCGTACTGCCGGGCCCGAAGTCCGTCCGGCATCAATACGAGAACGAGGAATTCGCGGCAGGTTATATCAACTTCTACGTGTGCAACCGCGCAGTGATCGCCCCGCAATTCGGCGACAGCCGCGCCGACCGCAATACGCGCGACACGCTCGTCGACCTGTTTCCGGGGCGCGAGGTCATCCAGCTGAACATCGACGGCATCGCCGCGGGCGGCGGCGGCATCCACTGCACCACGCAGCAGCAGCCGGCCTGA
- a CDS encoding agmatine deiminase family protein gives MTKRRTHARAGKRAQHAPDTGRRGFIRYSAAFLGLPLLGSLAACGGGGSDGASGAASTSPGTTPGTKPSTRPVTYRLPAEDAPHASTYMAFASGADGIWLPVTPQSTDAGIDRVRADLMDVAKAIGATEPVDMLVLPADLDAARALLATASVANPDLHARYAARAAGAGGINLVPLADGFNDFWVRDTGCLFVRDTTNDNALNAVGFNFNGWGNANTDGAGMSPGATVPPEVAAASNRSKAGKFFQPFGRDNTVAGWMAQRKGASLIRSTLTLEGGAIEFDGDATAILTESSVLHVNRNPQLFDIPNGVIANATLLPTAKDTVLAELQRTLGVRKIIWLPGTATYPRSSGVGGAGGAATPAGETDITNGHVDFYARFLAPGVVACCYDASNSTGERALTDANRQRLAGETDANGRPLQIVELVPPVNFGTSAGTSLNDRQMTNFAAGYINFYACNGAIVMPKFNDAAADAAAIAAIRPYAGNRAIVQVDILGIASGGGGIHCSTREVPA, from the coding sequence ATGACGAAACGACGTACCCACGCGCGCGCAGGCAAGCGTGCGCAGCACGCACCGGATACCGGCCGGCGCGGCTTCATTCGATATTCGGCCGCCTTTCTCGGCTTGCCGCTGCTGGGCAGCCTGGCCGCTTGCGGTGGCGGCGGCAGCGACGGTGCATCCGGCGCGGCTTCCACGTCGCCAGGCACGACACCCGGCACGAAGCCGTCGACGCGGCCGGTCACGTACCGGCTGCCTGCCGAAGATGCGCCGCACGCGTCGACCTACATGGCCTTCGCGTCCGGTGCGGACGGCATCTGGCTGCCCGTCACGCCGCAAAGCACGGATGCCGGCATCGACCGCGTGCGGGCCGACCTGATGGACGTCGCGAAGGCGATCGGCGCAACCGAACCGGTCGACATGCTGGTGCTGCCGGCCGATCTCGACGCGGCCCGCGCGCTGCTCGCGACCGCGAGCGTCGCGAACCCGGACCTGCATGCGCGCTACGCGGCCCGCGCCGCGGGCGCGGGCGGGATCAACCTCGTGCCGCTCGCCGACGGCTTCAACGATTTCTGGGTGCGCGACACCGGGTGCCTGTTCGTCAGGGATACGACGAACGACAATGCGCTGAATGCGGTCGGCTTCAATTTCAACGGCTGGGGCAACGCGAACACCGACGGCGCCGGCATGAGCCCCGGCGCGACGGTCCCGCCGGAAGTCGCGGCCGCGAGCAACCGCTCGAAGGCGGGCAAGTTCTTCCAGCCGTTCGGGCGCGACAACACGGTGGCGGGCTGGATGGCGCAGCGCAAAGGCGCGAGCCTGATCCGCAGCACGTTGACGCTCGAAGGCGGCGCGATCGAATTCGACGGCGACGCGACGGCGATCCTCACCGAATCGTCCGTGCTGCACGTGAACCGGAATCCGCAACTGTTCGACATCCCGAACGGCGTGATCGCGAATGCGACGCTGCTGCCGACGGCGAAAGACACGGTGCTCGCCGAACTGCAGCGCACGCTCGGCGTGCGGAAGATCATCTGGCTGCCGGGCACGGCGACCTATCCGCGCAGCAGCGGCGTGGGCGGCGCCGGTGGCGCGGCGACGCCGGCCGGCGAGACCGACATCACGAACGGGCACGTCGACTTCTACGCGCGCTTTCTCGCGCCCGGCGTGGTCGCGTGCTGTTACGACGCGTCGAATTCGACCGGCGAACGCGCGTTGACGGACGCCAACCGGCAACGGCTCGCGGGCGAGACCGATGCGAACGGCCGGCCGCTGCAGATCGTCGAGCTGGTGCCGCCGGTCAATTTCGGCACGTCGGCCGGCACGAGCCTGAACGACCGGCAGATGACGAATTTCGCGGCCGGCTACATCAATTTCTACGCGTGCAACGGTGCGATCGTCATGCCGAAGTTCAACGACGCGGCGGCCGACGCGGCCGCCATCGCCGCGATCCGGCCGTATGCGGGGAACCGGGCGATCGTGCAGGTCGACATCCTCGGCATCGCATCGGGCGGCGGCGGTATCCACTGCTCGACCCGCGAAGTGCCGGCGTGA
- a CDS encoding alpha/beta hydrolase — MMSKPTIVLVHGFWGGAAHWAKVIVELARKGHASLHAVELPLTSLADDAERTRRMIAQQAGPVLLVGHSYGGAVISEAGNLPNVAGLVFIAAFAPDAGESPGGITQEHLPAAAPNLAPDSDGYLWIKPDKFHESFCQDLSSDEALVMAVTQKAPVASTFADTIHAPAWRVKPSWYQISSEDRMIAPENQQRMSARMDARKVITLDASHASLASKPVAVAALIDEAATALAG, encoded by the coding sequence ATGATGAGCAAACCCACGATCGTGCTCGTGCACGGCTTCTGGGGCGGCGCCGCGCACTGGGCAAAAGTGATCGTCGAACTCGCGCGCAAGGGCCATGCGTCGCTGCATGCGGTCGAATTGCCGCTGACTTCGCTTGCCGACGACGCCGAACGCACGCGCAGGATGATCGCGCAGCAGGCGGGCCCCGTGCTGCTGGTCGGCCATTCGTACGGCGGTGCGGTGATCAGCGAGGCCGGCAATTTGCCGAACGTCGCGGGCCTAGTGTTCATTGCCGCATTTGCGCCCGACGCCGGCGAAAGCCCCGGCGGGATCACGCAGGAACACCTGCCGGCGGCCGCGCCGAACCTCGCCCCCGACAGCGACGGCTATCTGTGGATCAAGCCCGACAAATTCCACGAGAGCTTCTGCCAGGACCTTTCGTCAGATGAAGCGCTCGTGATGGCCGTCACGCAGAAAGCGCCGGTGGCGAGCACCTTCGCGGATACCATCCACGCGCCCGCGTGGCGCGTGAAACCGTCGTGGTACCAGATCTCGAGCGAAGACCGGATGATCGCGCCGGAAAACCAGCAGCGGATGTCGGCGCGGATGGACGCGCGCAAGGTCATCACGCTCGATGCGAGCCATGCGTCGCTCGCGTCGAAACCGGTGGCGGTCGCCGCGCTGATCGACGAGGCGGCGACCGCGCTCGCCGGGTGA